From the Phycisphaeraceae bacterium genome, one window contains:
- a CDS encoding response regulator yields the protein MNDRNGTTTELASKQVFTTGEAATVCKVSQQTIIRCFDSGRLNGFRVPGSRFRRIPREELLRFMRENDIPTDEFERARKTVLVVDDDPQILELFREILGADERIDLKTASTGYDAGILTEQVRPDLMLLDYMLPDVNGNVVCHTVRSNEALAHMKVVIISGVVNQDEIDGLLNDGADDFIKKPFQADRLLEKVESLLGLVEVR from the coding sequence ATGAATGACCGCAACGGGACCACGACTGAACTGGCGAGCAAACAGGTCTTTACGACAGGTGAGGCCGCGACTGTCTGCAAGGTGTCGCAGCAGACGATCATCCGCTGCTTCGACAGCGGGCGTCTCAACGGCTTCCGCGTGCCGGGGAGTCGTTTTCGGAGGATCCCGCGTGAAGAGTTACTGCGTTTCATGCGAGAGAACGACATCCCCACGGATGAGTTCGAGCGTGCCCGCAAGACCGTGCTTGTTGTCGATGACGACCCGCAGATCCTTGAGCTGTTCCGCGAGATCCTTGGCGCGGACGAACGGATCGACCTCAAGACGGCATCGACCGGCTACGACGCTGGCATTCTCACCGAGCAGGTCCGACCCGACCTGATGCTGTTGGACTACATGCTCCCGGATGTCAACGGCAATGTCGTGTGCCACACGGTTCGCAGCAACGAGGCGTTAGCGCACATGAAGGTGGTGATCATCTCGGGCGTGGTGAATCAGGACGAGATCGATGGTCTTCTCAATGACGGCGCGGACGACTTTATTAAGAAGCCGTTCCAGGCCGATCGCCTGCTCGAGAAGGTTGAGTCGCTGTTGGGACTCGTTGAGGTTCGCTGA
- the panC gene encoding pantoate--beta-alanine ligase yields the protein MTAMRVVETVSELREVRSTLSGRLAVVPTMGALHDGHMRLVERAHELAEHVWVTIFVNPTQFGPNEDLSRYPRDLEGDLARCERAGVELVFVPAVEEVYPPGLPEVLVTVPALAGELEGAARPTHFAGVCRVVAKLLNMTRPDVACFGRKDYQQLAVVRALVGDLAMGVEVAAVATVREGDGLAMSSRNRYLGELERPKARAIYCALTGAVEGVGRGEREVGRLESGMRQVLIEQGFEVDYAVVRDGVTLGRLERVEGDGGGAVALIAARLGGVRLIDNMMLDGG from the coding sequence ATGACCGCGATGCGCGTGGTTGAGACCGTGAGTGAGCTGAGAGAGGTGCGGAGCACGCTGAGTGGGCGGCTGGCGGTGGTTCCCACGATGGGGGCGCTTCATGATGGGCACATGCGGCTGGTGGAGCGGGCGCACGAGCTGGCGGAGCATGTGTGGGTGACGATCTTCGTGAACCCGACGCAGTTTGGTCCGAACGAGGACCTGTCGCGGTATCCGCGGGACCTTGAGGGCGATCTGGCGCGGTGCGAGAGGGCGGGGGTGGAGCTGGTGTTCGTGCCTGCGGTGGAGGAGGTGTACCCGCCTGGGCTGCCTGAGGTGCTGGTGACGGTGCCGGCGTTGGCCGGGGAACTGGAGGGGGCGGCGCGGCCGACGCATTTTGCGGGGGTGTGCCGGGTGGTGGCGAAGCTGCTGAACATGACGCGGCCGGACGTGGCGTGCTTCGGGCGGAAGGATTATCAGCAACTGGCGGTTGTGCGCGCGTTGGTGGGGGACCTTGCGATGGGGGTGGAGGTGGCTGCGGTGGCGACGGTGCGGGAGGGGGATGGGTTGGCTATGTCGAGTCGCAATCGGTACTTAGGTGAGTTGGAGAGGCCGAAAGCGAGGGCGATTTATTGTGCGCTCACGGGTGCGGTGGAGGGGGTGGGTCGGGGGGAGCGGGAGGTGGGGCGGCTGGAGTCGGGGATGCGGCAAGTGCTTATTGAACAAGGATTTGAGGTGGATTATGCGGTGGTGCGAGATGGGGTGACGCTGGGGCGATTGGAGCGGGTTGAGGGTGATGGCGGGGGTGCGGTGGCGCTGATCGCGGCCCGTCTGGGCGGGGTGCGGCTGATCGACAACATGATGCTGGATGGGGGTTAG
- a CDS encoding HDOD domain-containing protein encodes MPEAPAKAAQFDDARRVELILRRVDTLPTLPAVATRLLDLTARDDADAQEVIRLVKADPALTSRILSMCRTAEKGISGQVLTIDKAVMLLGFTTVRNVVLSLQVGAYFEQAAPERADGEQLLDREALWIHSLAVAVMAEQIAELFPDRKDLRGDRAFVCGLLHDLGKLALDYVLPKSYGRVLRVAEEHQCGLAEIETRILGMDHHTAGKRLAESWGLPELMRDVIWLHGMPAEGHAERPSGSLITLVALANEAVRTLHLGNSGNHHRRNRLAEYAEELNIRTELIDKIAPRVIHRVEELGQTLGMGSKPSIELLLDAVRQANRALAKSSRQKAPPTGNPLAERAIKLIGTFQDSLSPQASLTETIAAIGGSITAWSSGRVRAAWFAGDEQRRGLWDGAWFQFNEQGEPVTSGRVEAPDDLDHESIASMWAVPACEAVPWLVRAVALEDQPSYRLLVIGRAREPWAGFIVEADRWPARDPWGGLLSVWAHALAASAAMERSQQLSEEVIRVSTQLSDAQDELIRQRSLARLGEVTAGAAHEMNNPLTVISGRAQLLAMKSQPGSETQKSAQLMVREAQKLTDLISGLHLMARPPVPSRSASDLGQVIQQAAGHARERAGKLADDVELTLIIPEGLPKAAIDADLIRQALTEVIQNAFEAPASSTVRVSLELAAGGRRAQVRVQDDGPGMDLHTLEHAFDPFFSRKPSGRRVGMGLSRARTFINGHDGRLVLDSAPGRGTTATVTVPLDRGL; translated from the coding sequence ATGCCCGAGGCCCCCGCTAAGGCGGCCCAGTTTGATGACGCACGTCGTGTGGAGCTGATCCTCCGTCGTGTGGACACGCTGCCGACCCTGCCAGCGGTCGCCACGCGCCTGCTGGACCTGACGGCGCGTGACGATGCTGATGCTCAGGAAGTCATCCGGCTGGTCAAGGCCGATCCGGCACTGACCTCGCGTATCCTTTCGATGTGCCGGACCGCTGAGAAGGGCATCAGCGGGCAGGTTCTGACGATCGACAAAGCGGTGATGCTGCTGGGCTTCACGACGGTGCGCAACGTCGTGCTCTCGCTGCAGGTCGGCGCATATTTTGAACAAGCTGCGCCCGAGCGAGCCGACGGTGAGCAACTGCTCGATCGCGAGGCGTTGTGGATTCACAGCCTGGCCGTTGCGGTGATGGCGGAGCAGATCGCCGAGCTGTTTCCCGACCGGAAAGACCTGCGTGGGGATCGCGCTTTTGTCTGCGGGCTGCTGCACGACCTGGGCAAGCTCGCTCTGGACTACGTTCTGCCTAAGTCATATGGCCGGGTGCTGCGGGTCGCTGAGGAGCATCAGTGCGGGCTGGCCGAGATCGAGACGCGGATCCTGGGGATGGATCACCACACGGCGGGCAAGCGGCTGGCCGAGAGCTGGGGTCTGCCGGAGCTGATGCGTGACGTGATCTGGCTGCACGGGATGCCGGCGGAGGGACACGCTGAGCGCCCATCGGGGTCGCTGATCACCTTGGTTGCGTTGGCTAACGAGGCGGTTCGCACGCTGCACCTGGGGAACTCGGGGAATCACCATCGCCGGAATCGTCTCGCGGAGTACGCTGAAGAACTCAATATCCGGACCGAGCTGATCGACAAGATCGCGCCCCGGGTGATTCATCGGGTTGAGGAGCTTGGTCAGACGCTTGGTATGGGTAGCAAGCCGTCTATCGAGCTGCTGCTGGATGCGGTTCGGCAAGCCAACCGTGCGCTGGCCAAGTCGAGTCGTCAGAAGGCGCCGCCAACGGGCAATCCGCTCGCTGAGCGGGCGATCAAGCTGATCGGTACGTTTCAGGACTCGCTGAGTCCTCAGGCGAGTCTGACAGAGACCATCGCGGCGATTGGCGGATCGATCACCGCGTGGTCGTCCGGACGGGTTCGGGCCGCCTGGTTTGCCGGTGATGAGCAACGCAGGGGCCTCTGGGATGGTGCGTGGTTCCAGTTCAACGAGCAGGGCGAGCCGGTGACATCGGGACGCGTTGAGGCTCCTGATGATCTGGACCATGAGTCGATCGCCAGCATGTGGGCCGTGCCGGCGTGCGAGGCGGTGCCCTGGCTGGTGCGTGCCGTGGCTCTCGAAGACCAGCCGAGTTACCGGTTGCTGGTGATCGGACGTGCGCGTGAGCCGTGGGCGGGGTTCATCGTCGAGGCTGATCGATGGCCGGCGCGCGATCCGTGGGGGGGCTTGTTGTCGGTCTGGGCTCATGCACTCGCGGCGTCTGCGGCGATGGAACGCAGCCAGCAGCTTAGTGAAGAGGTGATTCGGGTGAGCACGCAGCTCAGCGACGCGCAGGATGAGCTGATTCGTCAGCGATCGCTCGCCCGGCTTGGGGAGGTCACGGCGGGCGCTGCGCACGAGATGAATAATCCGCTGACCGTAATTTCCGGTCGGGCGCAGTTGCTGGCGATGAAGTCTCAGCCAGGGTCTGAGACTCAGAAGTCGGCTCAGTTGATGGTCCGGGAAGCTCAGAAGTTGACCGATCTGATCTCGGGGTTGCACCTGATGGCGCGGCCGCCAGTGCCCTCGCGCTCGGCATCAGACCTGGGTCAGGTGATCCAGCAGGCCGCCGGCCATGCACGAGAGCGAGCCGGGAAGTTGGCGGACGATGTCGAGCTGACGCTGATTATTCCGGAGGGCTTGCCCAAGGCGGCGATCGATGCCGACCTGATCCGGCAGGCATTGACCGAGGTTATCCAGAATGCATTTGAAGCGCCCGCCAGTTCCACGGTCCGGGTGTCATTGGAATTGGCTGCCGGTGGGCGTCGGGCGCAGGTCCGCGTGCAGGATGATGGCCCAGGCATGGACCTGCACACGCTTGAGCACGCCTTCGATCCGTTCTTCAGTCGTAAGCCCTCGGGAAGACGGGTGGGGATGGGGCTTTCGAGGGCTCGCACCTTTATTAACGGTCACGACGGTCGGTTGGTCCTTGACAGCGCGCCGGGGCGCGGAACGACGGCGACCGTCACAGTTCCGCTTGACCGAGGTCTCTAA
- a CDS encoding HNH endonuclease — translation MTATALDSHVLVLNRLWMAVRVVDARRAFSLLVRNLAEVVRVDDGSYTAHDFDSWADLSAFHDQIGSEEDAYEWIRTVRMQLAVPKVIRLLGYDKLPNQAVKLNRRNIFARDRNLCQYCGQHFPTSELSLDHILPRAQGGGSSWENLVCCCVACNSRKGGRTPRQANMQLIRKPVKPTRNPVISIRLGHNKYASWRAFLDQAYWSVELR, via the coding sequence TTGACTGCTACCGCTCTCGATAGTCATGTGCTCGTGCTGAATCGGCTCTGGATGGCCGTTCGGGTGGTGGATGCGCGGCGGGCGTTCTCGCTGCTGGTGCGAAATCTCGCTGAGGTCGTCCGGGTTGATGACGGGTCGTACACGGCTCATGACTTTGATAGCTGGGCGGACCTTTCGGCGTTTCACGACCAGATCGGGTCTGAGGAGGACGCCTACGAGTGGATCCGCACGGTCCGGATGCAACTGGCGGTGCCGAAGGTGATCCGGCTCCTGGGCTACGACAAGCTGCCGAATCAGGCCGTGAAACTCAATCGGCGTAATATTTTCGCGCGGGACCGAAACCTCTGTCAATACTGCGGGCAGCACTTTCCGACCTCGGAGCTGAGCCTCGATCACATCCTGCCCCGAGCCCAAGGCGGGGGGAGTAGTTGGGAGAATCTGGTCTGCTGCTGCGTGGCGTGTAACTCGCGCAAGGGGGGGCGCACGCCCCGGCAGGCGAACATGCAACTGATCCGCAAGCCGGTCAAGCCGACCCGCAACCCGGTCATCAGCATCCGGCTGGGGCACAACAAGTATGCCAGCTGGCGGGCGTTCCTGGACCAGGCCTACTGGTCGGTTGAGCTGCGCTGA
- a CDS encoding AraC family transcriptional regulator, whose translation MAKTRDIAPDTASFAPWDHGSEHLHKLLSKQVKVDGFVLAILEPNKPQSDGFVAGAGIKGDAVDKWCSSGFGNDETYQEAIKKGLSTGKALKTRPSPPVPGKNIVMAAEPVAPGSKAHWVLAAGRDAAFSEDEANAWALALRAIRTAFDYVPEPGMARVVLGGDDRLIHADPTLRARAITRPELLAELSENLRPIIEQRWPETEYFQRHDLSIELAGDPTWVRFHFGHAPGDSEGEHLYVEVRPLSEDDVPPSGLVPDDRIAQAAAYISDHFAESPNLTEIAASVETSPFHFHRLFSKQMNISPKHFQLRLQMQVAKWLLRASRKPIGVIATETGFSSHGHFTATFHRIVGVSPTQYRETN comes from the coding sequence TTGGCTAAGACTCGTGACATCGCACCCGATACCGCCTCTTTCGCTCCCTGGGACCACGGTTCCGAGCACCTCCACAAACTCCTCAGCAAGCAGGTCAAAGTCGACGGCTTTGTCCTCGCCATCCTCGAACCCAACAAGCCCCAAAGCGATGGCTTCGTCGCCGGCGCGGGGATCAAAGGCGACGCCGTCGATAAATGGTGCTCCTCGGGCTTCGGCAATGATGAGACCTACCAGGAGGCCATCAAAAAAGGCCTGAGCACCGGCAAAGCCCTCAAGACACGACCCTCGCCGCCCGTCCCCGGCAAGAACATCGTCATGGCCGCCGAGCCCGTCGCCCCCGGCTCCAAAGCCCACTGGGTCCTCGCCGCTGGCCGAGACGCCGCCTTCTCCGAAGACGAAGCCAACGCCTGGGCCCTCGCCCTCCGCGCCATCCGCACCGCCTTCGACTACGTCCCCGAACCCGGTATGGCCCGCGTGGTCCTAGGCGGAGATGACCGCCTCATCCACGCCGACCCCACCCTCCGTGCCCGCGCCATCACCCGGCCCGAACTCCTCGCCGAACTCTCCGAAAACCTCCGGCCCATCATCGAGCAACGATGGCCCGAAACCGAATACTTCCAACGACACGATCTCTCCATCGAACTCGCTGGCGACCCCACCTGGGTCCGATTCCACTTCGGACACGCCCCAGGCGACTCCGAGGGCGAACACCTCTACGTCGAGGTCCGACCCCTCTCCGAAGATGATGTCCCCCCCTCCGGCCTCGTCCCCGACGACCGCATCGCACAGGCCGCCGCCTACATCTCCGACCACTTCGCCGAGTCGCCCAACCTCACCGAAATCGCCGCCTCGGTCGAAACCAGCCCCTTCCACTTCCACCGGCTGTTCTCCAAACAGATGAACATCAGCCCCAAGCACTTCCAGCTCCGCCTCCAGATGCAGGTCGCCAAGTGGCTGCTCCGGGCCAGCCGAAAGCCCATCGGCGTCATCGCCACCGAAACCGGCTTCTCCAGCCATGGACACTTCACCGCCACCTTCCACCGCATCGTCGGCGTCAGCCCCACCCAATACCGCGAAACCAACTAA
- a CDS encoding glycosyltransferase gives MQVALLANTAWLDEELPMFQHLIVGLIDEQVRVVQVVPSSLAVSECSVFGERLPWNETTWHWINQRRLRQLMDPLMDLQVNALHALDGRMWRAAGYLSRELGVPAILTANSHFDIPLARQLAPRLDPARTILLPTTDPIAEGLREAVGDRIEVQKIALGVYSPKNEKACNISEARAVVISGNGLMDRYYDALLNAIKRVQHHHPQVQFFFDGQGADQSLIWREAKRLGLSANTSLVPRRLGHREMLLRTDVLIHPQPQGRARGITLQAMAKGLPMIAMADPWLDHLIDDQTAWVVTNPTAEGFFDPLQRCLSDPSSARGLGERAQAWVHKNRLASAYIRRTLRAYRSLTGEGIPIAAGAAAS, from the coding sequence GTGCAAGTCGCCCTTCTCGCCAACACCGCATGGCTCGATGAAGAGCTGCCGATGTTCCAGCACCTGATCGTCGGGCTCATCGACGAGCAGGTGCGTGTGGTACAGGTGGTGCCATCGTCGCTGGCGGTCTCGGAGTGCAGCGTCTTCGGCGAGAGGCTGCCTTGGAACGAAACCACCTGGCACTGGATCAACCAGCGTCGATTGCGACAGCTCATGGACCCGCTGATGGATCTGCAGGTCAACGCGCTGCACGCGCTCGATGGGCGGATGTGGCGCGCGGCGGGGTATCTCTCGCGGGAACTGGGGGTCCCAGCCATCCTGACTGCGAACTCTCACTTCGATATCCCCCTGGCCCGACAACTCGCGCCACGGCTCGACCCCGCCCGAACGATCCTGTTGCCAACGACCGATCCCATCGCCGAGGGGCTCCGCGAGGCGGTTGGCGATCGAATCGAGGTCCAGAAGATCGCGTTGGGTGTCTACTCCCCGAAGAATGAGAAGGCTTGCAACATCAGTGAGGCGCGCGCGGTGGTCATCTCCGGCAATGGCCTGATGGACCGCTACTACGATGCGCTGCTCAACGCCATCAAGCGGGTGCAGCATCACCACCCGCAGGTTCAGTTTTTCTTCGATGGTCAGGGGGCCGATCAGTCGCTGATCTGGCGTGAGGCCAAGCGTCTGGGGCTCTCGGCGAACACGTCGCTGGTGCCCAGGCGGCTGGGGCATCGTGAGATGCTGCTGCGGACCGATGTGTTGATCCACCCTCAGCCGCAGGGCCGGGCGCGGGGGATCACGCTCCAGGCGATGGCCAAGGGGCTGCCGATGATCGCGATGGCCGATCCGTGGCTCGACCACCTGATCGATGACCAGACCGCGTGGGTGGTTACCAACCCAACCGCGGAAGGTTTTTTCGACCCGCTGCAGCGGTGCCTGAGTGACCCGTCGAGCGCGAGGGGCCTGGGTGAACGTGCTCAGGCGTGGGTGCATAAAAACCGGTTGGCGTCGGCGTACATCCGGAGGACGCTGAGGGCGTATCGGTCGTTGACGGGTGAAGGAATCCCGATCGCGGCGGGAGCTGCGGCGTCATGA
- a CDS encoding DnaA/Hda family protein — MTATDTVAIDIPARIASLLAEEVGPRKFTMWFEGEERFAFHPENNQVRVYAPHRFAADWIRQNFSGTLDRIVSEVVGPEASVDVPVDSDRFRTETSSSDMARPPQAERAAAGGKTPARPVSRGPVLRHRLDQFIVGPSNELAYAAATRLAEAEGNEFGPLFVHGSCGLGKTHLLQGICQRVLELDPGASVVYTTGEQFTNEFITAIRSNKIDAFRKRIRRLTLLAIDDVHFLADKQATQEEFLHSFEQIELAGARVIMASDSHPRTIHRFSEALRSRCVRGLVAQVMPPDDSTRARLIGRLAERLDLRLTDEAVSRLLERWNGSVRDLEGLLRKVQATLMIAALRHEPVGGGVDGAIIDRALSDERMNTRKRPVRFDEIVAEVEKVSGITRAQIVSSSRKPAVVIARSVCIALVREMTTLSYPEIASAMGKENHSTVVTACKRVPRLLREGKPSRYPSTAEEITPRQFMDRVRGALS; from the coding sequence TTGACCGCGACTGACACAGTTGCCATCGATATCCCCGCGCGCATCGCTTCCCTGCTGGCCGAGGAAGTGGGGCCCCGGAAGTTCACGATGTGGTTCGAGGGCGAGGAACGCTTCGCCTTCCATCCCGAGAACAACCAGGTTCGGGTCTACGCGCCCCATCGTTTTGCCGCGGACTGGATCCGGCAGAACTTCAGCGGCACGCTGGATCGGATTGTGAGCGAGGTGGTCGGTCCGGAAGCGTCCGTTGATGTTCCGGTGGACAGCGATCGGTTCCGCACCGAGACGTCATCGAGTGATATGGCGCGTCCGCCACAGGCGGAGCGGGCAGCGGCTGGAGGCAAGACTCCGGCGCGGCCGGTCTCTCGTGGCCCTGTGCTTCGCCATCGTCTGGATCAGTTCATCGTCGGGCCTTCGAACGAGCTGGCGTACGCCGCAGCGACTCGCTTGGCCGAGGCCGAGGGCAACGAGTTCGGCCCGCTGTTCGTCCACGGGAGCTGTGGGCTGGGCAAGACACACCTGTTGCAGGGGATCTGTCAGCGGGTGCTGGAGCTCGATCCCGGGGCGTCGGTCGTCTATACGACCGGTGAGCAGTTCACCAACGAGTTCATCACGGCGATCCGGTCGAACAAGATCGATGCTTTTCGAAAAAGGATCCGGAGGCTGACGCTGCTGGCGATCGATGACGTGCACTTTCTTGCTGACAAGCAGGCGACGCAGGAGGAGTTTCTGCACAGTTTCGAGCAGATTGAGCTAGCCGGAGCACGCGTGATCATGGCCAGCGACAGCCATCCGCGGACGATTCATCGGTTTAGCGAAGCGTTGCGCAGCCGGTGTGTGCGGGGTCTGGTCGCGCAGGTGATGCCGCCGGATGACAGCACGAGAGCCAGGCTGATCGGCCGTCTCGCCGAGCGACTCGACCTTCGGCTGACGGATGAAGCGGTCTCGCGGCTGCTTGAGCGGTGGAACGGCTCGGTCCGAGACCTGGAGGGGTTGCTGCGGAAGGTTCAGGCGACGCTGATGATCGCGGCGCTCCGCCACGAACCGGTTGGGGGCGGGGTTGATGGGGCGATCATTGATCGAGCTTTGTCCGATGAGCGAATGAACACAAGGAAACGACCGGTGCGTTTTGACGAGATTGTCGCTGAGGTGGAGAAGGTCTCGGGGATCACGAGGGCGCAGATCGTCAGCAGCAGCCGTAAGCCGGCGGTGGTGATCGCCCGGTCGGTTTGTATCGCGCTGGTCCGGGAGATGACCACGCTGAGCTATCCCGAGATCGCCAGTGCGATGGGCAAGGAGAATCACTCGACCGTGGTCACGGCGTGCAAGCGCGTGCCTCGATTGCTCAGAGAGGGCAAGCCATCGCGATACCCCAGCACGGCGGAGGAGATCACACCCCGGCAGTTCATGGATCGCGTGCGTGGCGCCCTGTCTTGA
- a CDS encoding NUDIX domain-containing protein, with the protein MTPPIGIDYKIATLCYIFDQQGRVLLLHRRKEPNRDLYSPVGGKLDTVSGESPEQCALREIREETGLHLEHDAIRLTGIVSETAYRGEAHWLMFLYEVHTPQNVTEDQHDEGRLEWVNPSDISRLPMPDTDRQVIWPLFWEHRGGFFAVHIDCTTNPMTWSVDRSVRH; encoded by the coding sequence ATGACCCCACCCATCGGCATCGATTACAAGATCGCCACCCTCTGCTACATCTTCGACCAGCAGGGCCGAGTCCTCCTCCTGCACCGACGCAAAGAGCCCAACCGCGACCTCTACTCACCCGTAGGCGGCAAACTCGACACCGTCTCAGGCGAGAGCCCCGAACAATGCGCCCTCCGAGAAATCCGTGAGGAAACCGGACTCCACCTCGAACACGATGCCATCCGGCTCACCGGCATCGTCTCCGAAACCGCCTACCGCGGCGAAGCCCACTGGCTCATGTTCCTCTACGAAGTCCACACCCCACAAAACGTCACCGAAGACCAGCACGATGAAGGCCGTCTCGAATGGGTCAACCCCAGCGACATCAGCCGTCTCCCCATGCCCGACACCGACCGACAGGTCATCTGGCCACTCTTCTGGGAACACCGTGGCGGGTTCTTCGCCGTGCACATCGACTGCACCACCAACCCCATGACCTGGTCCGTCGATCGTTCCGTCCGCCACTGA
- a CDS encoding GNAT family N-acetyltransferase, with translation MTQDPTTPSAGPAYRFEMVPEGQRARALSLLLTGQWGEPGTAVDGFRAYIQQQGLSIHRLWVAWEGETPRVAGLVVPNPGRSAMLFLSPTRSRGQIDALGSLIRHVFANLGDLPGHLVQVLLEPSQRLERAAVDQGGFEHLADLAYLQRGLKGPEEPLPTDMPGFRVLRADQAPEGWLERAILDSYEQTLDCPSLVGRRNVEDIVAGHRATGVYDPTLWFLVAPEGSDEPVAVSLINPLMQPGGYELVYLGVSVPARGQGLAMRLLRLGMSRVAERSPHGTMYLAVDLRNTPALRLYRRSGFRQTAERAVFLRTT, from the coding sequence ATGACCCAGGACCCCACAACACCTTCCGCTGGACCGGCTTATCGGTTCGAGATGGTGCCTGAGGGGCAGCGGGCGCGGGCCCTGAGTCTGCTCCTGACCGGGCAGTGGGGCGAGCCTGGCACGGCGGTGGATGGCTTCCGGGCGTACATCCAGCAGCAGGGCTTATCGATTCACCGGCTCTGGGTCGCCTGGGAGGGCGAGACGCCGCGCGTGGCGGGCCTGGTGGTGCCGAACCCCGGGCGTTCGGCGATGCTGTTTCTCTCGCCCACCCGTTCGCGGGGTCAGATTGACGCCCTGGGCAGCCTGATTCGTCACGTCTTCGCGAACCTTGGGGACCTGCCCGGTCATCTGGTTCAGGTGCTGCTGGAGCCGTCTCAGCGGCTGGAGCGTGCTGCGGTGGATCAAGGCGGTTTCGAGCATCTGGCGGACCTGGCGTATCTCCAGCGGGGCTTGAAGGGCCCCGAAGAGCCCCTGCCCACGGATATGCCCGGTTTCCGCGTGCTCCGTGCCGATCAGGCTCCGGAGGGTTGGCTCGAGCGGGCTATTCTCGACAGTTACGAGCAGACCCTCGATTGCCCGTCGCTGGTGGGGAGGCGGAACGTCGAGGACATCGTCGCCGGTCATCGGGCGACGGGCGTCTACGACCCCACACTCTGGTTTCTAGTGGCCCCAGAGGGTTCGGATGAGCCGGTCGCGGTGTCGCTGATCAACCCGTTGATGCAGCCCGGGGGCTACGAGTTGGTGTACCTCGGGGTCTCGGTGCCGGCGCGGGGTCAGGGATTGGCGATGCGTCTGTTGCGGCTGGGTATGAGCAGGGTTGCTGAGCGATCACCCCACGGCACGATGTATCTCGCGGTGGACTTGCGCAACACCCCAGCGCTGCGTTTGTACCGGCGGTCGGGTTTTCGACAGACGGCGGAGCGCGCCGTGTTTCTGCGCACGACATAA
- the prmC gene encoding peptide chain release factor N(5)-glutamine methyltransferase, which yields MPEAPAEIWTTRKLLAWTTQRFERDAIDSPRLAAEMLLSHVLGVERLRLYTDPERPASHDERARFRELVERATQHEPVDYLVGQAPFYGMSLSVDARVLIPRPSTETLVDEAVAFARERGGSLSMADIGTGTGAIALAIAKALPEAKITATDLHEGPLEVARANAARLGLTERITFKQGDLLDPPQGERFDVLMSNPPYIPAGDLPGLDANVRDHEPHAALDGGEDGLDLIRRLLSGAPGHLASSGLLLMEYNGGPQTEVLRSLVQQAGCWSDMSVLKDHEGLDRVIRCVLSE from the coding sequence ATGCCCGAGGCACCCGCAGAGATCTGGACGACCCGCAAGCTGCTGGCCTGGACCACGCAACGGTTCGAGCGCGACGCGATCGACAGCCCTCGGCTGGCGGCGGAGATGCTGCTGTCGCATGTGCTTGGCGTCGAGCGGCTCCGGCTCTACACCGACCCCGAGCGCCCCGCGAGCCACGATGAGCGGGCCCGCTTCCGCGAGCTGGTCGAGCGTGCCACCCAACACGAACCCGTCGATTACCTGGTCGGCCAAGCCCCGTTCTATGGCATGAGCCTATCCGTCGATGCGCGTGTGCTGATCCCCAGGCCATCGACCGAGACGCTGGTGGATGAGGCGGTCGCCTTCGCACGCGAGCGCGGGGGCAGTCTCTCGATGGCCGACATCGGCACCGGCACCGGCGCCATCGCGCTGGCCATCGCCAAGGCGCTTCCGGAGGCCAAGATCACCGCGACCGATCTCCACGAGGGCCCGCTGGAGGTCGCCCGAGCGAACGCGGCGCGTCTCGGGCTGACTGAGCGCATCACTTTTAAGCAGGGTGATCTACTCGATCCGCCACAAGGCGAGCGGTTCGATGTGTTGATGTCGAACCCGCCTTATATCCCTGCGGGCGATCTGCCGGGGCTTGATGCCAACGTGCGCGATCACGAGCCTCACGCGGCGCTCGATGGCGGCGAAGACGGGCTCGACCTGATCCGAAGGCTCTTAAGCGGGGCACCGGGCCACCTTGCGTCCAGCGGGTTGCTGCTTATGGAATACAACGGCGGACCCCAGACCGAGGTGCTCAGAAGCCTGGTGCAGCAAGCAGGATGCTGGTCAGACATGAGCGTCCTCAAGGACCACGAGGGTCTGGATCGCGTCATCCGGTGCGTGTTGTCCGAGTAA